From a region of the Xyrauchen texanus isolate HMW12.3.18 chromosome 47, RBS_HiC_50CHRs, whole genome shotgun sequence genome:
- the LOC127639165 gene encoding neuroepithelial cell-transforming gene 1 protein-like isoform X2, whose translation MVAYDEPCVVPIKRTLQKIDYLNQTCKELEEPCTKRVRPLGRVTSLANLISPVKNGAVRRFGQTLQASFRGDGRSPGVPQQKPCSKAAAPTPPKRRNSTLWSETLDVHQKGTFSSKEIKRQEAIFELSRGEQDLIEDLKLARKAYHDPMLKLSIMSEEELTAIFGDLDAYIPLHEDLLAQLAKATGQDGTVGQIGKIVVDWLPRLNAYRGYCSNQLAAKALLDQKKQDPRVQDFLQRCLESPFSRKLDLWSFLDIPRSRLFKYPLLLKEILRHTPSDHPDTASLEQAISIIQAVLADINMKKGESECQYYVDKLEYLEDRQKDPCIEHCKSLLCHGELRNKSGTKLHVFLFTEVLVLTRPVMRNDRHCYQVYRQPIPVQDLVMEDLQDGDVRMGGSFRGAFINADKAKNIFRVRFQDPAQGQSHTLQVSDIFHKQQWLNCLRTAMSTQKDSAIPENDSPSTPTTADVCTKRRSSTASTIMHMEESDENCLQGAVSAPSSPSSESPPSPTPSTTSTLSSSSSSSSSSAPFLPRKSKKDKHSLCSLGKRKETMV comes from the exons ATGGTGGCTTACGATGAACCTTGTGTGGTACCTATCAAACGGACTTTACAGAAGATAGACTACTTGAATCAGACTTGCAAAGAACTAGAG GAACCCTGTACTAAGCGTGTGCGGCCGCTGGGCCGAGTGACCTCGCTGGCGAACCTGATCTCTCCTGTGAAGAATGGGGCCGTCCGACGCTTCGGCCAGACTCTCCAGGCCTCTTTCCGGGGTGACGGACGGTCTCCGGGCGTGCCCCAGCAGAAGCCCTGCAGCAAGGCAGCGGCCCCTACACCACCAAAACGCCGCAACAGCACACTCTGGTCCGAGACCCTGGATGTCCACCAGAAAGGAACCTTTTCCTCCAAGGAGATTAAGAGACAGGAA GCAATTTTTGAGCTGTCTCGAGGAGAACAGGACCTGATTGAAGACCTGAAGCTTGCTCGAAAG GCGTACCATGACCCAATGTTGAAACTTTCGATCATGTCTGAGGAGGAGTTGACAGCCATCTTTGGAGACTTAGATGCTTATATTCCTCTTCATGAAG ATCTTCTCGCTCAGCTGGCCAAAGCTACAGGCCAGGATGGTACAGTGGGACAGATCGGCAAGATTGTTGTGGACTGG CTGCCAAGGTTAAATGCGTACAGGGGATATTGCAGTAACCAGTTGGCTGCCAAAGCCTTGCTAGACCAAAAGAAACAAGACCCAAGGGTGCAGGACTTCCTACAACGCTGTCTAGAGTCGCCTTTTAGCAGGAAACTGGACCTGTGGAGCTTCCTGGACATCCCTCGCTCACGACTGTTCAAATACCCACTTCTTCTGAAAGAGATTCTCAGACATACACCATCAGATCACCCAGACACAGCCAGCCTTGAGCAAGCG ATAAGCATCATTCAAGCTGTGTTGGCTGACATAAACATGAAGAAAGGAGAGTCTGAGTGCCAATACTATGTCGATAAGCTGGAATATCTGgaagatagacagaaagacccaTGCATAGAGCATTGCAAGAGTCTGTTATGCCATGGGGAACTCCGCAATAAAAGCGGCACG AAGCTGCATGTGTTCCTCTTCACAGAGGTTCTAGTCTTGACGCGGCCTGTAATGCGGAATGATCGTCATTGCTACCAGGTGTACCGCCAGCCAATTCCGGTGCAGGATCTTGTAATGGAAGACCTGCAGGATGGAGATGTGCGCATGGGCGGTTCATTTAGAGGGGCCTTTATTAATGCAGATAAAG CCAAAAACATCTTTCGGGTGCGCTTCCAGGACCCAGCACAGGGTCAGTCCCACACACTCCAGGTCAGTGACATCTTCCACAAGCAGCAGTGGCTCAACTGTCTCCGCACTGCCATGTCCACCCAGAAAGACTCCGCAATCCCAGAGAATGACTCCCCGTCCACCCCCACCACCGCAGACGTGTGCACCAAACGCCGCTCATCCACAGCCTCCACCATCATGCATATGGAAGAATCAGATGAGAACTGCCTACAGGGTGCAGTGTCTGCCCCCTCGTCCCCCAGCTCTGAATCGCCCCCCAGCCCCACACCTTCAACAACCTCCACCCTCTCGTCTTCctcttcatcatcctcatcttCCGCCCCCTTCCTGCCCCGCAAATCCAAAAAGGACAAGCACTCACTCTGCTCATTGGGCAAGAGGAAGGAGACTATGGTGTAA